Proteins encoded together in one Micromonospora kangleipakensis window:
- a CDS encoding pyridoxamine 5'-phosphate oxidase family protein, translated as MASWSEFAADEPRLADEIRLLMQQYGPGFGYLATVRADGGPRVHPVSPVITDEGLFCFVIDSPKRRDLERDGRYALHSFPPEESDDEAYVAGRARPVTDQARVARVAEIGRAAPQVDWRLFEFTVDVAMLTRRDQGGAAGPVEGSAGPAVQVWLDPRASPPARRVGAAAAEGRRGRHGFDTRRSAA; from the coding sequence ATGGCTTCCTGGTCCGAATTCGCCGCCGACGAGCCGCGCCTCGCCGACGAGATCCGCCTTCTCATGCAGCAGTACGGGCCGGGCTTCGGCTATCTCGCCACGGTCCGCGCCGACGGCGGCCCCCGGGTCCACCCGGTCTCGCCGGTCATCACCGACGAGGGGCTCTTCTGCTTCGTCATCGACTCGCCGAAACGGCGCGACCTCGAACGCGACGGCCGCTACGCGCTGCACTCGTTCCCGCCCGAGGAGAGCGACGACGAGGCGTACGTGGCGGGCCGCGCCCGCCCGGTCACCGACCAGGCCCGGGTGGCCCGGGTCGCCGAGATCGGTCGGGCCGCGCCGCAGGTCGACTGGCGGCTCTTCGAGTTCACCGTCGACGTGGCGATGCTGACCCGGCGCGACCAGGGTGGCGCGGCCGGTCCGGTCGAGGGTTCCGCCGGTCCGGCGGTGCAGGTCTGGCTCGATCCGCGGGCGAGCCCTCCGGCGCGTCGGGTCGGCGCCGCCGCTGCCGAGGGGCGGCGCGGCCGGCACGGCTTCGACACCCGCCGCTCGGCCGCCTGA
- a CDS encoding tyrosine-type recombinase/integrase: protein MASKRRFGRVRKLPSGRFQARYLGPDGVDRPAPHTFASKTDADRWLSGVETDLNRGTWRNPDLGRVALGDYLTEWIDHRPGLRPRTLDLYRWLHRKHIAPGLDDYFLTDLTPGAIRAWRADLLADGVSATMTAKAYRLLRAVLNTAVDDELIRRNPCRIQGAGIERPTERPTATVAQVFQLADIVPRRLRVLILLAAFASLRYGELAALRRRDFDPRCRTLTVRATLVERQDGTLTFGPPKTDAGVRTVTIPAAIRRDVRTHLADFVDEDQGALVFTGATGAVLRRSNFQRTCNWRVSVAAVGLPGFHFHDLRHTGNTLASRTGASLADLMARMGHASTRAALIYQHTAKERDQHIADGLSEQIKKGRDRARSGHGKPKK from the coding sequence ATGGCTAGCAAGCGCCGCTTCGGCCGCGTCCGAAAGCTGCCTTCGGGCCGCTTCCAAGCTCGCTATCTCGGCCCGGACGGCGTCGATCGACCGGCACCGCACACCTTCGCCAGCAAGACCGACGCCGACCGGTGGCTCTCTGGTGTCGAGACGGATTTGAACCGGGGAACCTGGCGTAACCCTGATCTCGGCCGTGTCGCTCTCGGCGACTACCTCACCGAGTGGATCGATCACCGGCCGGGCCTGCGGCCCCGGACCCTCGACCTCTACCGCTGGCTGCACCGGAAGCACATCGCGCCTGGACTCGACGACTACTTCCTCACTGACCTGACGCCCGGTGCCATCCGGGCCTGGCGCGCTGATCTCCTCGCTGACGGGGTGAGCGCCACCATGACGGCCAAGGCGTACCGCCTTCTTCGTGCCGTGCTGAACACCGCTGTTGATGATGAGCTGATCCGGCGTAACCCCTGCCGTATTCAGGGTGCGGGCATCGAACGGCCCACGGAGCGACCGACTGCCACAGTCGCCCAGGTCTTCCAGCTCGCCGACATCGTGCCCCGACGTCTGCGCGTCCTCATCCTGCTGGCTGCCTTCGCCAGCCTCCGCTACGGAGAGCTGGCCGCCCTTCGTCGCCGCGACTTCGACCCGCGCTGTCGGACCCTGACGGTCCGCGCGACTCTGGTCGAGCGCCAGGACGGCACCCTGACTTTCGGTCCGCCCAAGACCGATGCCGGCGTGCGGACCGTCACCATCCCTGCGGCGATCCGCCGCGACGTGCGTACGCACTTGGCCGACTTCGTTGATGAGGACCAGGGCGCGCTCGTCTTTACCGGCGCGACCGGCGCTGTCCTGCGCCGCTCCAACTTCCAGCGCACCTGCAACTGGCGCGTGTCCGTGGCGGCGGTCGGCTTGCCCGGCTTCCACTTCCACGACCTGCGGCACACCGGGAACACCCTCGCTTCGCGGACCGGGGCAAGCCTCGCCGACCTGATGGCCCGGATGGGTCACGCCTCGACCCGGGCAGCGTTGATCTACCAGCACACCGCTAAGGAGCGTGACCAGCACATCGCCGACGGCCTCAGCGAGCAGATCAAGAAGGGCCGCGATCGGGCACGTAGCGGGCACGGCAAGCCGAAGAAGTGA
- a CDS encoding excisionase family DNA-binding protein, with amino-acid sequence MLTVEQAAQRLGTGVRFVRRIVAERRIRFYKVGKYVRFHPDDLTDYIRQGRIDAIRPVLRYRKGEHVYG; translated from the coding sequence ATGCTCACCGTCGAGCAAGCCGCACAGCGCCTCGGCACCGGAGTCCGCTTCGTGCGCCGCATTGTCGCTGAGCGCCGCATCCGCTTCTACAAGGTCGGCAAGTACGTCCGGTTCCACCCCGACGACCTCACCGACTACATCCGTCAAGGCCGCATTGACGCCATCCGGCCTGTCCTGCGCTACCGGAAGGGAGAGCACGTCTATGGCTAG
- a CDS encoding zinc metalloprotease, which translates to MGLRPNLLTRRAAGVASTTLALLLSTAAVGVVPAASALSAAPGASCAEPTDVHSDARVKKGGSAKLDPNELTAKQVRDREADLAAALRERANFRAGAGATTLATVTVPVVVHVIQRDTTRAGGNIPDSMVTAQIDVLNEAYGGATGGAPTAFGFQLQKVHHVTNAAWYPIVQGSSAERQMKTSLREGGKNTLNIYLGELSDNLLGWATFPKRKLDSMDGVVALSESLPGGTATNYNQGDTGTHEVGHWLNLYHTFQGGCSGSGDSVSDTPAESSPAFQCPTGRDTCTTAGLDPITNFMDYTYDSCMYQFTPGQASRMLTAWNAYRAA; encoded by the coding sequence ATGGGACTGCGTCCCAACCTGCTGACCCGGCGTGCCGCCGGTGTCGCGTCGACGACCCTCGCGCTGCTGCTCAGCACCGCTGCCGTGGGCGTCGTTCCCGCTGCTTCCGCCCTCTCGGCCGCCCCCGGCGCGTCCTGCGCCGAGCCGACCGACGTCCACTCGGACGCCCGGGTGAAGAAGGGCGGCTCGGCCAAGCTGGACCCGAACGAGCTGACCGCCAAGCAGGTCCGTGACCGCGAGGCCGACCTCGCCGCCGCGCTGCGCGAGCGGGCGAACTTCCGCGCCGGCGCCGGTGCGACCACCCTGGCCACGGTCACCGTCCCCGTTGTCGTACACGTCATCCAGCGCGACACCACCCGGGCCGGCGGCAACATTCCGGACTCGATGGTCACCGCCCAGATCGACGTGCTCAACGAGGCCTACGGCGGCGCCACCGGCGGCGCGCCCACGGCCTTCGGCTTCCAGCTGCAGAAGGTCCACCACGTGACCAACGCCGCGTGGTACCCGATCGTGCAGGGCTCCTCCGCGGAGCGGCAGATGAAGACCTCGCTGCGCGAGGGCGGCAAGAACACGCTCAACATCTACCTGGGCGAGCTCAGCGACAACCTGCTGGGCTGGGCGACCTTCCCGAAGCGCAAGCTGGACAGCATGGACGGCGTGGTCGCGCTGAGCGAGTCCCTGCCGGGCGGCACCGCCACCAACTACAACCAGGGCGACACCGGTACCCACGAGGTCGGCCACTGGCTGAACCTCTACCACACCTTCCAGGGCGGCTGCTCCGGCTCCGGTGACAGCGTCAGCGACACCCCGGCGGAGTCGTCGCCGGCGTTCCAGTGCCCGACCGGGCGGGACACCTGCACCACGGCCGGCCTGGACCCGATCACCAACTTCATGGACTACACCTACGACTCGTGCATGTACCAGTTCACCCCTGGTCAGGCGAGCCGCATGCTGACCGCGTGGAACGCCTACCGCGCCGCGTAA
- the dcd gene encoding dCTP deaminase, translating to MLLSDRDLVSEIKTGTLALEPFEPTLVQPSSIDVRLDKLFRVFNNHLYTHIDPSVQQDDLTSMVEVPEGEPFVLHPGEFVLASTLEVISLGDQLAGRLEGKSSLGRLGLLTHSTAGFIDPGFSGHVTLELSNVANLPITLWPGMKIGQLCIFRLSSPAEHPYGSAVYGSRYQGQRGPTPSRSWQNWRTWPTSRR from the coding sequence ATGCTGCTCTCCGACCGCGACCTGGTCTCCGAGATCAAGACGGGCACGCTCGCGCTGGAGCCGTTCGAGCCCACGCTGGTGCAACCGTCCAGCATCGACGTACGCCTGGACAAGCTCTTCCGGGTCTTCAACAACCACCTCTACACGCACATCGACCCGTCGGTCCAGCAGGACGACCTGACCTCGATGGTGGAGGTGCCGGAGGGCGAGCCGTTCGTGCTGCACCCGGGCGAGTTCGTGCTCGCCTCGACGCTCGAGGTGATCTCGCTCGGCGACCAGCTCGCGGGGCGCCTCGAAGGGAAGAGCTCACTGGGCCGGCTCGGGCTGCTCACCCACTCCACCGCCGGTTTCATCGACCCGGGCTTCTCCGGTCACGTCACGCTGGAGCTCTCCAACGTGGCGAACCTGCCGATCACCCTCTGGCCGGGGATGAAGATCGGGCAGCTCTGCATCTTCCGGCTCTCCTCGCCGGCCGAGCACCCGTACGGGTCGGCGGTCTACGGCTCCCGCTACCAGGGGCAGCGCGGCCCGACGCC
- a CDS encoding replication initiator produces the protein MAADLTTVVPGQAHPSGPGHRPHPAASTGFVGRDESAFTRATTPDYFGWLEHVKAAAGCSHPIRLSGEVATIDRGTGQLLAATRTEDMPDGEIYKPCGNRRHAVCPSCAHTYQRDAYQLLRAGLAGGKGIPSTVARHPAVFVTFTAPSFGTVHTRVVKRHTCGNRRRCDCRPEPCHPRRASDPTAAPCEHGQPSVCWARHEDGDPRLGQPLCLDCYDYQAQVVWNHSAPELWRRTTIAVTRHLNARARALGLPWVAQLTASGKTRRVPPVKPSFGKVAEMQRRAVVHYHAVIRLDGVHPTDPEAIVPPPAGIGVDDLVAAVEHAAAAVAFTTRPHPTNPAGWRITWGEQVDVRPISADGEITDGKVAGYLAKYATKSTEATGHVSRRLDGEVIDLYANEHGTHPERLVDACWTLGAHRDWQQLRRWAHMLGFGGHFLTKSRRYSTTFRILRDARILWRRTETGHEYADQPDGDDTTLIVGLLTYAGSGWRTTGDALLANTAAAMARERHEIAREEMTAAA, from the coding sequence GTGGCCGCTGACCTCACGACCGTTGTCCCGGGCCAGGCTCACCCGTCTGGTCCGGGGCACCGGCCCCACCCCGCCGCCTCGACCGGCTTCGTCGGCCGTGACGAGTCCGCCTTCACCCGGGCCACCACCCCGGACTACTTCGGCTGGCTGGAGCACGTGAAGGCAGCCGCGGGCTGCTCCCACCCCATCCGCCTCTCGGGCGAGGTCGCGACCATCGACCGGGGCACCGGCCAACTCCTGGCCGCGACTCGGACCGAGGACATGCCGGACGGAGAGATCTACAAGCCCTGCGGCAACCGCCGCCACGCCGTCTGCCCCTCCTGCGCCCACACCTACCAACGCGACGCCTACCAGCTGCTGCGCGCCGGCCTCGCCGGCGGCAAAGGCATCCCCTCCACCGTCGCCCGGCACCCGGCCGTGTTCGTCACCTTCACCGCGCCGTCGTTCGGCACGGTGCACACCCGGGTCGTGAAGCGCCACACCTGCGGCAACCGCCGCCGCTGCGACTGCCGGCCCGAACCGTGCCACCCCCGCCGCGCCAGCGACCCCACCGCCGCCCCGTGTGAGCACGGCCAACCGTCGGTCTGCTGGGCACGCCACGAAGACGGCGATCCCCGGCTCGGTCAGCCGCTGTGCCTGGACTGCTACGACTACCAGGCACAGGTCGTGTGGAACCACTCCGCCCCTGAGTTGTGGCGCCGCACCACGATCGCCGTCACCCGCCATCTGAACGCCCGCGCCCGCGCGCTCGGCCTGCCATGGGTCGCCCAACTCACCGCGAGCGGGAAGACTCGCCGGGTGCCGCCGGTCAAACCGTCGTTCGGCAAGGTCGCCGAGATGCAACGCCGCGCCGTCGTGCACTACCACGCCGTCATCCGCCTCGACGGCGTCCACCCCACCGACCCCGAGGCCATCGTGCCGCCACCGGCCGGAATCGGCGTTGACGACCTGGTCGCCGCCGTCGAACACGCCGCCGCCGCCGTCGCCTTCACCACCCGCCCCCACCCAACCAACCCGGCCGGCTGGCGCATCACCTGGGGTGAACAGGTCGACGTGCGGCCGATCAGCGCGGACGGGGAGATCACCGACGGGAAGGTCGCCGGCTACCTCGCCAAGTACGCCACCAAGAGCACCGAAGCCACCGGGCACGTCTCGCGCCGCCTCGACGGCGAGGTCATCGACCTGTACGCCAACGAGCACGGCACCCACCCCGAGAGGCTTGTTGACGCCTGCTGGACCCTCGGCGCACACCGCGACTGGCAACAGCTCCGACGGTGGGCGCACATGCTCGGCTTCGGCGGCCACTTCCTCACCAAGAGCCGCCGCTACTCCACCACCTTCCGCATCCTCCGCGACGCCAGGATCCTCTGGCGACGCACCGAAACCGGCCACGAATACGCCGACCAACCCGACGGCGACGACACCACCCTCATCGTCGGCCTGCTGACCTACGCCGGCTCCGGCTGGCGCACCACCGGAGACGCCCTCCTGGCCAACACCGCCGCCGCCATGGCCCGGGAGCGACACGAGATCGCACGAGAGGAGATGACCGCTGCTGCCTGA